A region from the Panthera uncia isolate 11264 chromosome D3 unlocalized genomic scaffold, Puncia_PCG_1.0 HiC_scaffold_8, whole genome shotgun sequence genome encodes:
- the KLHL22 gene encoding kelch-like protein 22, which produces MAEEQEFTQLCKLPVQPSHPHCVNNTYRSAQHSQALLRGLLALRDSGILFDVVLVVEGRHIEAHRILLAASCDYFRGMFAGGLKEMEQEEVLIHGVSYNAMCQILHFIYTSELELSLSNVQETLVAACQLQIPEIIHFCCDFLMSWVDEENILDVYRLAELFDLSRLTEQLDTYILKNFVAFSRTDKYRQLPLEKVYSLLSSNRLEVSCETEVYEGALLYHYTLEQVQADQISLHEPPKLLETVRFPLMEAEVLQRLHDKLDPSPLRDTVANALMYHRNESLQPSLQGPQTELRSDFQCVVGFGGIHSTPSTVLSDQAKYLNPLLGEWKHFTASLAPRMSNQGIAVLNNFVYLIGGDNNVQGFRAESRCWRYDPRHNRWFQIQSLQQEHADLCVCVVGRYIYAVAGRDYHNDLNAVERYDPTTNSWAYVAPLKREVYAHAGASLEGKMYITCGRRGEDYLKETHCYDPDSNTWHSLADGPVRRAWHGMATLLDKLYVIGGSNNDAGYRRDVHQVACYSCTSGQWSSVCPLPAGHGEPGIAVLDTRIYVLGGRSHNRGSRTGYVHIYDVEKDCWEEGPQLDNSISGLAACVLTLPRSLLLEPPRGTPDRSQADPDFASEVMSVSDWEEFDNSSED; this is translated from the exons ATGGCAGAGGAGCAGGAGTTCACTCAGCTGTGCAAGTTGCCTGTGCAGCCCTCACACCCTCATTGTGTCAACAACACTTACCGGAGTGCACAGCACTCCCAGGCTCTGCTCCGGGGGCTGCTGGCTCTCCGGGACAGTGGCATCCTCTTTGATGTGGTCCTGGTGGTGGAGGGGAGACACATTGAGGCCCATCGAATCCTGCTGGCTGCGTCCTGCGATTACTTCAG AGGGATGTTTGCTGGAGGATTGAAGGAGATGGAGCAGGAAGAAGTCCTGATCCACGGCGTGTCCTACAATGCCATGTGCCAAATCCTGCATTTCATTTATACCTCTGAGTTGGAGCTCAGCCTGAGCAATGTTCAGGAGACGCTGGTTGCTGCCTGCCAGCTGCAG ATCCCAGAAATCATCCATTTCTGCTGTGATTTCCTCATGTCCTGGGTGGATGAAGAGAACATCCTTGATGTCTACCGGCTGGCGGAGCTGTTTGACTTGAGCCGTCTGACTGAGCAGCTGGACACCTACATCCTCAAAAACTTTGTGGCCTTCTCTCGGACTGACAAGTACCGCCAGCTTCCCCTGGAGAAGGTCTACTCCCTCCTTAGCAGCAACCGCCTGGAGGTCTCCTGTGAGACCGAAGTGTATGAGGGTGCCCTGCTCTACCATTACACCCTGGAGCAGGTGCAGGCCGACCAGATCTCGCTGCACGAGCCCCCCAAGCTCCTTGAGACCGTGCGTTTCCCCCTGATGGAAGCTGAGGTCCTCCAGCGGCTGCACGATAAGCTGGACCCCAGCCCACTGAGGGACACGGTGGCCAATGCCCTCATGTACCACCGCAATGAGAGCCTGCAGCCCAGCTTGCAGGGCCCTCAGACAGAGCTGCGGTCGGACTTCCAGTGTGTTGTGGGCTTTGGGGGCATTCATTCCACGCCATCCACTGTCCTGAGTGACCAGGCCAAGTACCTGAACCCCCTGCTGGGAGAGTGGAAGCACTTTACCGCCTCCCTGGCCCCCCGCATGTCCAACCAGGGCATTGCGGTGCTCAACAACTTTGTGTACCTGATCGGAGGGGACAACAATGTCCAGGGCTTTCGTGCCGAGTCCCGGTGCTGGAG GTATGACCCAAGGCACAACCGCTGGTTCCAGATCCAGTCCCTGCAGCAGGAACACGccgacctgtgtgtgtgtgttgtgggcaGGTACATCTATGCGGTGGCAGGTCGCGACTACCATAACGATCTGAATGCTGTGGAGCGTTATGATCCCACCACCAACTCCTGGGCTTACGTGGCTCCGCTCAAGAGGGAG GTGTATGCCCACGCGGGCGCCTCGCTGGAGGGGAAGATGTACATTACCTGCGGCCGCAGAGGGGAGGACTACCTAAAGGAGACACACTGCTATGACCCAGACAGCAACACCTGGCACAGCCTGGCGGACGGACCTGTGCGGCGGGCCTGGCACGGCATGGCCACTCTCCTGGACAAGCTGTATGTGATTGGGGGCAGCAACAATGATGCTGGCTACAGGAGGGACGTGCATCAG GTGGCCTGCTACAGCTGCACGTCTGGGCAGTGGTCGTCCGTCTGCCCGCTCCCAGCTGGACACGGTGAGCCTGGCATCGCTGTGCTGGACACCAGGATCTACGTGCTGGGTGGCCGCTCTCACAACCGTGGCAGCCGCACAGGCTATGTGCACATCTACGATGTGGAGAAGGACTGCTGGGAGGAGGGGCCGCAGCTGGACAACTCCATCTCGGGCCTGGCAGCCTGTGTGCTCACCCTGCCCCGCTCCCTGCTCCTCGAGCCGCCTCGTGGGACCCCTGACCGCAGCCAGGCCGACCCGGACTTTGCTTCCGAGGTGATGAGTGTGTCTGACTGGGAGGAGTTTGACAACTCGAGTGAGGACTAG